In Microplitis mediator isolate UGA2020A chromosome 2, iyMicMedi2.1, whole genome shotgun sequence, a single window of DNA contains:
- the LOC130664136 gene encoding transmembrane cell adhesion receptor mua-3-like gives MPLLGTPCELDEDCEGTANTKCYGHCACRPGYREKDSRCATLLGNYCKNYEDCWPENSACIDNSCQCQYKYISTFSDKCVPIPVEIPCSDDYDCNRLYPNSYSVEKKFTCVRQYSTAKQGKCLPLLGEFCETRKPNACAVENSICYDNKCICKSGFMAKSKDECDYSE, from the exons atgc CGCTATTAGGAACACCTTGTGAACTTGATGAGGATTGTGAGGGTACTGCAAATACGAAATGCTATGGTCATTGTGCTTGTCGACCAGGTTATAGAGAAAAAGATAGCAGATGTGCAACACTTTTAGGCaactattgtaaaaattatgaagATTGTTGGCCCGAAAATTCTGCATGCATTGATAATTCGTGTCAATGCCAATACAAATACATTTCTACTTTTAGTGATAAATGTGTACCAA tACCAGTGGAAATTCCTTGCAGTGATGATTACGATTGTAATAGACTATACCCAAATTCATACtccgtagaaaaaaaatttacttgcgtAAGACAATACTCTACCGCAAAACAAGGCAAGTGTCTTCCACTTCTAGGAGAATTTTGTGAAACACGGAAACCAAATGCTTGTGCAGTCGAGAACTCTATTTGCTATGACAACAAGTGTATATGTAAAAGTGGTTTCATGGCTAAATCCAAAGACGAATGTGACTACagtgaataa